A section of the Gossypium hirsutum isolate 1008001.06 unplaced genomic scaffold, Gossypium_hirsutum_v2.1 scaffold_666, whole genome shotgun sequence genome encodes:
- the LOC107902618 gene encoding uncharacterized protein — translation MELEPVGKARKLDIQELEEIRNDAYENAHTYKDKTKLFHKKRIAQKNFSVGQKVLLYNSVLKLFPGKLQSRWQGPFIVTKVFTHGAVEIESEESGKRFVVNGQQLKPFYENFQAHTVEKIHLEPP, via the coding sequence ATGGAGTTAGAACCCGTAGGAAAGGCAAGGAAATTAGACATCCAAGAGTTAGAAGAAATTCGCAATGATGCCTATGAAAATGCTCACACTTACAAAGACAAGACAAAGTTGTTTCACAAAAAGAGAATAGCTCAGAAGAATTTTTCGGTAGGACAAAAAGTTTTACTTTATAACTCTGTGTTAAAGTTATTCCCAGGTAAGCTTCAATCACGATGGCAAGGACCTTTTATTGTTACTAAAGTGTTTACACATGGAGCAGTTGAAATAGAGAGTGAAGAATCTGGAAAGCGGTTCGTAGTCAATGGCCAACAGTTGAAGccattttatgagaattttcaagcTCACACGGTTGAGAAAATCCATTTGGAACCACCATAG